One Myxococcales bacterium DNA segment encodes these proteins:
- a CDS encoding HDOD domain-containing protein: MHDEAWRSAVDGGGPRAELSADEEAWLGFGSDYEAEQLAARSAAALVAKTCAVKPFPRTAQRVIELTSGTEKHVREVVRVIETDPTLATRLLRYVNSAACGLKARCKSLHHAVTLLGPRRIRELVTSTAVLSMFERGDALSTEVLEHAAVTGAIARIVGERFGVPSEEMLACGLLHDLGKLMMLDSGDETYAGLLGVAGDDETLCRLEREQYGFDHAVLAAQMLIKWRIPAPIPRVVGWHHQPGRAHHAGGRVALMVEALRLADQVAETLSAGADSKEEMIEKAASGTAASYLGLSEEDLARLWPQLARAHRESRALFHGDDIALSEGLSESTQHETLGRRRDVAAGAPVADLACGICNEPSYGRGCGACGRPMCEGHDPGLGYCVECEAEFSDTADAPTAALVGTMLIGAASAGMMIVFSGFFEVDLSLGVGGAFALALGAGAGAAARRWSRRRSFRSANREAPVPTQGALVGSALAAVFGEGEPASVPEPVEVDDTRIFAPADLSTLIRLRPAAEVAEDVPPTDRSPTTTLTGDELEAVDVDALELAAEAPSLEVALDLPNLAGFVEGIGRPSGSVPYGESTREGLPALPVLRQPRASPGASVARVATLAPPNEEQDPQSLPVDRPRAQPLARVG; the protein is encoded by the coding sequence ATGCACGACGAAGCCTGGCGGAGCGCGGTCGATGGTGGAGGCCCGCGGGCCGAGTTAAGCGCCGACGAAGAGGCGTGGCTCGGCTTCGGTTCAGACTACGAGGCCGAGCAACTTGCTGCGCGGAGCGCGGCGGCGCTCGTCGCCAAGACGTGCGCCGTGAAGCCCTTCCCGCGGACCGCTCAGCGGGTCATCGAGCTGACGAGCGGCACCGAGAAGCACGTTCGCGAGGTCGTGCGCGTCATCGAGACGGACCCGACGCTCGCGACGCGTCTCTTGCGCTACGTCAACTCGGCGGCTTGTGGCCTCAAGGCGCGGTGCAAGTCGCTCCACCACGCCGTGACGTTGCTCGGGCCGCGACGCATCCGCGAGCTGGTGACGAGCACGGCGGTGCTGTCGATGTTCGAGCGTGGTGACGCCCTCTCGACGGAGGTCCTCGAACACGCAGCGGTGACGGGCGCCATCGCCCGAATCGTTGGCGAGCGCTTTGGCGTGCCGTCGGAGGAGATGCTCGCTTGCGGCCTCTTGCACGATCTCGGCAAGCTGATGATGCTCGACTCCGGTGACGAGACCTACGCCGGGCTCTTGGGCGTGGCCGGCGACGACGAGACGCTGTGCCGCCTCGAGCGGGAGCAATACGGCTTCGACCACGCTGTGCTCGCGGCGCAGATGCTCATCAAGTGGCGGATCCCCGCGCCCATTCCGCGCGTCGTCGGATGGCATCACCAGCCGGGGCGCGCCCACCACGCCGGCGGCCGCGTGGCGCTCATGGTGGAGGCGTTGCGCCTCGCGGATCAGGTCGCCGAGACCCTGAGCGCTGGCGCCGACAGCAAGGAAGAGATGATCGAGAAGGCCGCAAGCGGGACAGCGGCCAGCTACCTGGGGCTCTCGGAGGAGGACCTCGCGCGACTCTGGCCGCAGCTCGCGCGAGCGCATCGCGAGAGTCGAGCGCTCTTCCACGGCGACGACATCGCCCTCTCCGAGGGCCTGTCCGAGAGCACGCAGCACGAGACGCTGGGGCGTCGCCGCGATGTGGCGGCGGGCGCGCCCGTGGCGGATCTCGCGTGCGGCATCTGCAACGAGCCGTCGTACGGGCGCGGCTGCGGCGCCTGCGGTCGCCCGATGTGCGAGGGGCACGACCCAGGCCTCGGCTATTGCGTCGAGTGCGAGGCCGAGTTCTCCGACACCGCCGACGCGCCGACGGCAGCCCTCGTGGGGACGATGCTCATCGGGGCCGCGTCCGCGGGCATGATGATCGTGTTCAGCGGATTCTTCGAAGTGGACTTGTCGCTCGGCGTTGGCGGTGCGTTTGCGTTGGCGCTCGGCGCCGGCGCCGGCGCCGCCGCCCGTCGCTGGTCTAGGCGCCGGTCGTTCCGCTCCGCGAATCGCGAAGCGCCGGTACCGACGCAGGGCGCGCTTGTCGGATCGGCGCTTGCGGCGGTCTTCGGGGAAGGGGAGCCGGCTTCGGTGCCCGAGCCCGTCGAGGTGGACGACACGCGCATCTTCGCGCCGGCCGATCTGTCGACGCTCATCCGGTTGCGCCCCGCGGCCGAGGTAGCGGAGGACGTCCCTCCGACGGATCGCTCACCAACGACCACGCTGACGGGGGACGAGCTCGAAGCCGTCGACGTTGACGCGCTGGAGCTCGCCGCCGAGGCGCCGTCGCTGGAGGTCGCGCTCGACCTTCCAAACTTAGCCGGCTTCGTCGAGGGGATCGGTCGCCCATCGGGGTCGGTACCCTACGGTGAGTCGACGCGCGAAGGGCTCCCGGCCTTGCCAGTCCTCCGCCAACCGCGCGCGTCGCCGGGGGCGTCGGTGGCCAGGGTCGCCACGCTCGCGCCGCCCAACGAAGAGCAGGACCCACAGTCGTTGCCGGTGGACCGGCCGCGAGCCCAGCCGCTGGCCCGGGTCGGATGA